From one Streptomyces sp. CA-210063 genomic stretch:
- a CDS encoding 2-oxo acid dehydrogenase subunit E2, with the protein MTETAERNGAAATTAPTTGTAGAAATTATTMAKALNTALRDALDADERVVVFGEDVGRLGGVFRITEGLSDTFGERRCFDTPVAEAGIAGLAVGMAMAGFRPVVEMQFDAFAYPAFEQIASHVAKLRNRTRGALALPMVIRIPYGGGIGGVEHHSDSSEAYYAHTAGLKVVTPATVADAYSLLREAIDDPDPVVFLEPKRHYWTKEDVRLPLRTEPFGTAAVRRPGTDATLVAYGPSVAVALAAAREAAAEGLDVEVLDLRTLVPLDDHALTASVRRTGRCLVVHEAQGFAGVGAEIAARVQERCFDALRAPVLRVTGLDIPYPPPLLERAHLPGTERALAGLRRLLPGDGTGVRRPVRARAAAADTERGTVRTFELPDLGEGLAEAEVLEWMVAVGDHVTVDQTVAEVETAKSVVTLPSPFAGTVTALHCRAGETIEVGAPLLSVAEPTPEPEDAGADNAAGAEDAGADDSGAVLTGYGTGGARGSLVLTAEQPAGPQQPGMRAALDAAAAKFLRAHRDIPAVTIWADADATGLLAARDALGTGLLPLLARACVAGLGAFPELNARVDAERSETVRLSRVHLGFAAQTTHGLVVPVVRDADRLPLDELAAELRRLTDLARHDAVPAAHLTGGTFTLNNYGPLGVDGATPILNHPQSAMLGIGRLVDRPWAVEGRVEVRKVLHVSLTFDHRVCDGGTAAGFLRHVIDGFTAFRGPEQGR; encoded by the coding sequence ATGACCGAGACGGCTGAGCGGAACGGGGCCGCCGCGACGACGGCTCCCACGACCGGCACCGCCGGTGCTGCCGCCACGACGGCCACCACGATGGCGAAGGCTCTGAACACCGCCCTGCGGGACGCGCTCGACGCGGACGAACGCGTCGTCGTCTTCGGCGAGGACGTCGGCCGGCTCGGCGGCGTCTTCCGGATCACGGAAGGACTCTCGGACACGTTCGGCGAACGCCGCTGCTTCGACACGCCGGTGGCCGAGGCGGGCATCGCGGGCCTCGCGGTCGGTATGGCGATGGCCGGGTTCCGGCCGGTGGTGGAGATGCAGTTCGACGCGTTCGCCTATCCGGCGTTCGAACAGATCGCCTCCCACGTGGCCAAGCTCCGCAACCGCACCCGAGGCGCCCTGGCCCTGCCCATGGTCATCCGCATCCCGTACGGCGGCGGGATCGGCGGCGTGGAGCATCACAGCGACTCCAGCGAGGCGTACTACGCGCACACGGCGGGCCTGAAGGTGGTGACCCCCGCGACCGTGGCGGACGCGTACTCCCTCCTGCGGGAGGCCATCGACGACCCGGACCCGGTGGTCTTCCTGGAACCCAAGCGCCACTACTGGACCAAGGAGGACGTCCGTCTCCCGCTGCGCACCGAGCCGTTCGGCACGGCGGCGGTACGCCGCCCGGGAACGGACGCCACGCTCGTCGCCTACGGCCCGTCGGTCGCCGTGGCCCTGGCGGCGGCGCGGGAGGCGGCGGCCGAGGGCCTGGACGTGGAGGTGCTCGACCTGCGCACCCTCGTCCCACTCGACGACCACGCGCTCACGGCGTCGGTACGGCGCACCGGCCGCTGCCTGGTGGTGCACGAGGCCCAGGGGTTCGCCGGCGTCGGCGCCGAGATCGCGGCACGCGTACAGGAGCGCTGCTTCGACGCACTGCGCGCGCCGGTGCTGCGCGTCACGGGCCTCGACATCCCCTATCCGCCGCCCCTGTTGGAGAGGGCCCATCTGCCCGGCACCGAGCGGGCGTTGGCAGGGCTGCGCCGTCTGCTGCCGGGTGACGGAACGGGCGTACGGCGTCCGGTGCGGGCCCGCGCCGCCGCTGCGGACACCGAGCGTGGGACCGTACGGACCTTTGAACTGCCCGACCTCGGTGAGGGGTTGGCCGAGGCGGAGGTACTGGAGTGGATGGTGGCCGTGGGCGACCACGTCACCGTCGACCAGACCGTGGCCGAGGTCGAGACGGCCAAGTCCGTCGTCACCCTGCCGAGCCCCTTCGCCGGAACGGTGACCGCCCTGCACTGCCGCGCCGGAGAGACCATAGAGGTCGGCGCACCGCTGCTGTCGGTGGCCGAGCCGACACCGGAGCCGGAGGACGCGGGCGCCGACAACGCCGCGGGCGCCGAGGACGCGGGCGCCGACGACTCGGGGGCGGTCCTCACCGGGTACGGGACAGGCGGGGCGCGGGGCAGCCTCGTACTGACTGCGGAACAGCCCGCAGGCCCTCAACAGCCCGGAATGCGCGCCGCTTTGGACGCAGCCGCCGCGAAGTTCCTGCGGGCCCACCGGGACATACCCGCCGTCACCATCTGGGCGGACGCCGACGCCACCGGCCTGCTCGCGGCCCGCGACGCCCTCGGCACGGGCCTGCTCCCGCTGCTGGCCAGGGCCTGTGTCGCCGGGCTCGGCGCCTTCCCCGAACTGAACGCCCGGGTGGACGCCGAGCGTTCGGAGACCGTCCGGCTGTCACGGGTGCACCTCGGCTTCGCCGCCCAGACCACCCACGGGCTGGTCGTCCCCGTCGTACGGGACGCCGACCGGTTGCCGCTCGACGAGCTGGCCGCCGAACTGCGCCGTCTGACCGACCTGGCGCGGCATGACGCGGTCCCCGCCGCGCACCTCACCGGCGGCACCTTCACCCTCAACAACTACGGTCCCCTGGGCGTCGACGGCGCCACCCCGATCCTCAACCATCCCCAGTCCGCGATGCTCGGCATCGGCCGCCTCGTCGACCGCCCCTGGGCGGTGGAAGGCCGGGTGGAAGTACGCAAGGTTCTCCACGTGTCCCTGACCTTCGACCACCGCGTCTGCGACGGCGGCACCGCGGCGGGCTTCCTCCGCCATGTCATCGACGGCTTCACCGCGTTCCGAGGCCCGGAGCAGGGCCGGTGA
- a CDS encoding sensor histidine kinase, with product MRSPGRTPHAPMTAAALVTASLVDAWIHDTGAHHPRELASALLAALALVLRHRLPLPTFLLTLPTALFTDAVFATLVALYTLASRTHHRILLAVCALGFTVCDLTWWSWPSPEFADLDDRQALIPLSYSLAQATAPLFLGQLVQARRELSLRLVEVSEAREHERLLVAQSVLAKERAQLAREMHDAVSHQVSLIAVRAGALQVGSRDREAKEAASTIRLLSVQTLDELRHMVGVLRASGSRPTELTPQPSLADLDRLVTGSGIETDLRTDLPADLPPPVQRAVYRTVQEALTNIRKHAPGATATIHIRHRDGTVRATVTNTAPSRPALSLPGAHHGLIGLRQRAELLGGTVTSGRLGDGGYELRLELPVDGSH from the coding sequence ATGAGGTCCCCCGGCCGTACCCCGCACGCGCCGATGACGGCCGCCGCGCTGGTGACGGCCTCCCTGGTGGACGCGTGGATCCATGACACGGGCGCCCATCACCCCCGGGAACTGGCCTCCGCCCTGCTCGCGGCCCTCGCGCTCGTCCTACGCCACAGGCTCCCGCTGCCGACCTTCCTGCTCACCCTGCCGACCGCCCTGTTCACCGACGCGGTGTTCGCCACGCTGGTGGCGCTGTACACCCTCGCCTCGCGCACCCATCACCGCATTCTGCTGGCCGTCTGCGCGCTGGGGTTCACGGTCTGCGACCTCACCTGGTGGTCGTGGCCGTCACCGGAGTTCGCCGACCTGGACGACCGGCAGGCCCTGATCCCTCTCTCCTACAGCCTGGCGCAGGCGACCGCGCCCCTCTTTCTCGGGCAGCTCGTCCAGGCCCGCCGGGAACTGTCCCTGCGTCTGGTCGAGGTGTCCGAGGCGCGTGAACACGAGCGGCTGCTGGTCGCGCAGAGCGTGCTGGCGAAGGAACGCGCCCAGCTCGCCCGGGAGATGCACGACGCCGTCTCCCACCAGGTCAGTCTGATCGCCGTCCGCGCCGGGGCACTCCAGGTCGGCAGCCGGGACCGGGAGGCGAAGGAGGCCGCGTCCACGATACGGCTGCTCAGCGTGCAGACCCTGGACGAACTGCGGCACATGGTCGGCGTACTGCGCGCCTCCGGCAGCCGTCCCACCGAGCTGACGCCGCAGCCCTCCCTCGCCGACCTCGACCGGCTGGTCACCGGCAGCGGCATCGAGACCGACCTGCGGACGGACCTGCCCGCCGATCTCCCACCGCCCGTGCAGCGCGCCGTCTACCGCACGGTCCAGGAAGCCCTGACCAACATCCGCAAGCACGCTCCCGGCGCCACGGCCACCATCCACATCCGCCACCGGGACGGCACCGTCCGCGCGACCGTCACCAACACCGCGCCCAGCCGCCCGGCCCTCTCCCTGCCGGGCGCCCATCACGGCCTGATCGGCCTGCGCCAGCGAGCCGAACTCCTCGGCGGAACGGTGACGTCCGGGCGCCTGGGGGACGGAGGCTACGAACTGCGTCTGGAACTGCCGGTGGACGGCTCACACTGA
- a CDS encoding response regulator produces the protein MIRVLVVDDEALIRTGFEHILNSADDIDVVAAVPGGRAVHAVRELRPEVVLLDIRMPDVDGLTVLAELRRLPRPPVVAMLTTFDMDEYVAAALRSGAAGFLLKDTDPEQLPYLVRTLVAGGVVLSSRVTRTVVDGYLDNGPREAAARLVDRLTERERAVLVLITEGLSNTDIGDRMHLSTGTVKDHVSALLTKLEVGSRVQAALLAERAGLLRPSRCPGRDGEGG, from the coding sequence GTGATCCGGGTACTGGTGGTCGACGACGAAGCCCTGATCCGTACGGGCTTCGAGCACATCCTCAACTCGGCGGACGACATCGACGTCGTGGCGGCTGTCCCCGGCGGCCGGGCGGTCCACGCGGTGCGGGAGCTGCGTCCCGAGGTCGTCCTGCTGGACATCCGTATGCCGGATGTGGACGGGCTCACGGTCCTCGCGGAACTCCGCAGACTGCCGCGCCCTCCTGTGGTGGCCATGCTCACCACCTTCGACATGGACGAGTACGTGGCGGCCGCCCTGCGGTCGGGGGCCGCCGGTTTCCTCCTCAAGGACACCGATCCGGAGCAACTTCCGTATCTGGTACGGACGTTGGTGGCCGGCGGGGTCGTACTGTCGTCCCGGGTGACCCGTACCGTCGTGGACGGCTATCTCGACAACGGCCCCCGGGAGGCCGCCGCCCGGCTCGTCGACCGGCTCACCGAGCGCGAGCGTGCCGTTCTCGTCCTCATCACCGAGGGGCTGTCCAACACCGACATCGGTGACCGGATGCATCTGAGCACCGGGACGGTCAAGGACCATGTGAGCGCCCTCCTGACCAAGCTGGAGGTCGGCAGCCGTGTGCAGGCGGCCCTGCTGGCCGAGCGTGCGGGCCTGTTGAGGCCGTCGCGCTGCCCCGGCCGGGACGGGGAGGGCGGATGA
- a CDS encoding DUF418 domain-containing protein, protein MTPDTSSDLSSKSGTTTVATTTEAGRTAAVPRGPSTGRLVGLDLARGLAVFGMYAAHVGPDPAVGGPLGFVMELARGRSSALFALLAGFTLVLITGRPQPRTGRAGRQAVGRMVIRSVVLIVLGFALTALDTEVDVILAFYGLTFLAVLPLYRLRARTLATVAAVCALAMPQVLYGIRLLVEEGSWADTVVAWDPLARVSGTDGFMELLFTGEYPVLTWMSFMLAGMAVARLDLTRSAVRTQLAVTGGALAVLGYGGSWLALRLVPHAQSTVAAATDGDSAASAWWSDTVGYLVDDTPAAWLLVGAPHSQTTFSILGNTGAALLVVALCVTATDRLPRVRRLAIPVRAVGMTALTAYVLHILAIRQFGMEDEHGPALVDLLVFSLTAMVLATAWTRWFRRGPLEYLLHVSTRPARFIR, encoded by the coding sequence ATGACACCAGACACGTCATCGGACCTGTCGTCCAAGTCGGGCACCACCACCGTCGCCACCACCACCGAAGCGGGGCGCACCGCCGCAGTCCCCCGAGGGCCGTCGACCGGGCGGCTGGTGGGCCTCGATCTGGCCCGGGGTCTCGCGGTCTTCGGCATGTACGCCGCCCACGTCGGCCCGGACCCGGCGGTCGGCGGGCCGCTGGGTTTCGTCATGGAGCTGGCTCGGGGGCGTTCCTCCGCGCTGTTCGCGCTGCTCGCCGGCTTCACCCTCGTGCTGATCACCGGCCGCCCGCAGCCGCGCACCGGGCGTGCCGGACGGCAGGCGGTGGGCCGGATGGTCATCCGTTCCGTCGTCCTGATCGTCCTGGGCTTCGCCCTGACCGCCCTCGACACCGAGGTCGACGTGATCCTCGCTTTCTACGGGCTGACCTTCCTCGCCGTCCTCCCGCTGTACCGGCTGCGGGCCCGGACGCTCGCGACAGTCGCCGCCGTCTGCGCACTCGCCATGCCCCAAGTCCTGTACGGGATCCGTCTGTTGGTCGAGGAGGGAAGCTGGGCGGACACGGTCGTCGCCTGGGACCCGCTGGCCCGGGTCAGCGGCACGGACGGCTTCATGGAACTGCTGTTCACGGGCGAGTACCCCGTGCTCACCTGGATGTCGTTCATGCTCGCCGGCATGGCGGTGGCCCGCCTCGACCTCACCCGAAGTGCGGTTCGCACCCAACTGGCCGTCACCGGAGGCGCGTTGGCCGTGCTCGGCTACGGCGGATCCTGGCTGGCACTGCGCCTCGTCCCGCATGCGCAATCCACCGTCGCCGCCGCCACGGACGGCGATTCGGCCGCCTCGGCCTGGTGGTCCGACACGGTCGGTTACCTCGTCGACGACACCCCGGCGGCCTGGCTCCTGGTGGGCGCGCCGCACAGCCAGACGACCTTCTCCATCCTCGGCAACACCGGTGCGGCGCTCCTCGTCGTGGCGCTGTGCGTCACCGCCACGGACCGACTGCCGCGTGTCCGGCGCCTCGCCATCCCCGTCCGCGCCGTCGGTATGACGGCCCTCACCGCGTACGTCCTCCACATCCTCGCCATCCGGCAGTTCGGCATGGAGGACGAGCACGGTCCGGCTCTCGTCGACCTCCTCGTCTTCAGCCTGACCGCGATGGTGCTCGCCACCGCCTGGACCCGATGGTTCCGGCGTGGACCGCTGGAGTACCTGCTGCACGTCAGCACCCGACCGGCCCGCTTCATCAGGTGA
- a CDS encoding phytase, giving the protein MTVRKRTPVRTSRAKRRVALLASGTALTTFLAAAPAGAGTSGLATVTATSESAALFDDEAGGNSDADDPAIWRNPADPGRSLVVATAKEGGLRVYDLDARLVQSVSAPKPPTEDDAPGRYNNVDLVTGLRTSAGRADVAVVSDRGNDRLRIYRIDPSAPNGPLTDITDPAAAPVFSADQAEINDQHTAYGLATWTDKATGRTYALVSRRERTRLALLELVPAANGKVGYRNVRTLDLPASFRLPDGTTWSPCGEPGELPQIEGMVVDPATGTLYAGQEDIGIWRLPADLTGKPVLVDRTKEYGVPGTYDEETEECTPGADPGYGGKRLSADVEGLTIYQESDGDGYLLASSQGDNTFALYDREVSEANEYEGGFRIGAASQTLDSVEECDGAAVLNAPLGSRYPRGLLVVQDGHETPEVPDGEGGTRTGTGFKFVDLGKLVDATDM; this is encoded by the coding sequence ATGACGGTAAGGAAGCGAACGCCTGTGAGAACGTCCCGCGCCAAAAGAAGAGTCGCCCTCCTGGCCTCCGGCACCGCGTTGACCACCTTCCTCGCGGCGGCGCCCGCGGGAGCGGGCACCTCCGGCCTTGCGACGGTGACCGCGACGAGCGAGTCGGCCGCGCTCTTCGACGACGAGGCCGGCGGCAACTCCGACGCCGACGACCCGGCGATCTGGCGGAACCCCGCCGACCCCGGCCGCAGCCTCGTCGTGGCCACCGCCAAGGAGGGCGGCCTGCGCGTCTACGACCTCGACGCCCGCCTCGTGCAGTCGGTGTCCGCGCCGAAGCCGCCGACGGAGGACGACGCCCCCGGCCGCTACAACAACGTCGACCTCGTCACCGGCCTGCGCACCTCCGCCGGCCGGGCCGACGTGGCGGTGGTCAGCGACCGGGGCAACGACCGGCTGCGGATCTACCGCATCGACCCCTCCGCCCCGAACGGCCCCCTGACCGACATCACCGACCCGGCCGCCGCCCCCGTGTTCTCCGCCGACCAGGCAGAGATCAACGACCAGCACACCGCGTACGGCCTCGCCACCTGGACGGACAAGGCCACCGGCCGCACCTACGCCCTGGTCAGCCGGCGCGAGCGCACCCGTCTCGCCCTGCTCGAACTCGTCCCGGCGGCGAACGGCAAGGTCGGCTACCGCAACGTCCGCACCCTCGACCTGCCCGCCTCCTTCCGCCTGCCCGACGGCACGACCTGGAGCCCCTGCGGCGAACCCGGCGAACTCCCGCAGATCGAGGGCATGGTCGTCGACCCGGCCACCGGAACCCTCTACGCCGGCCAGGAGGACATCGGCATCTGGCGCCTGCCCGCCGACCTCACCGGCAAGCCGGTCCTGGTCGACAGGACCAAGGAGTACGGCGTCCCCGGGACGTACGACGAGGAGACCGAGGAGTGCACGCCGGGCGCCGACCCCGGCTACGGCGGGAAGCGCCTGTCGGCCGATGTCGAGGGCCTGACCATCTACCAGGAGAGCGACGGGGACGGCTACCTGCTCGCCTCCAGCCAGGGTGACAACACCTTCGCCCTGTACGACCGCGAGGTGAGCGAGGCCAACGAGTACGAGGGCGGTTTCAGGATCGGCGCCGCCTCCCAGACGCTCGACAGCGTGGAGGAGTGCGACGGCGCCGCCGTCCTCAACGCCCCGCTGGGCAGCCGCTATCCGCGCGGCCTCCTCGTCGTCCAGGACGGCCACGAGACCCCCGAGGTCCCCGACGGCGAGGGCGGCACCCGCACGGGCACCGGCTTCAAGTTCGTCGACCTGGGCAAGCTGGTGGACGCCACCGACATGTAG